In Porites lutea chromosome 8, jaPorLute2.1, whole genome shotgun sequence, the genomic stretch ACCAGTACATGACGTTCCGTTACCAGTGTATCCAGAATTACAGGTGCAATTAAACGATCCATCGGTATCAGTGCAAAATGCATCGGGATCGCAGTCATGGGCGTTTGTTGTACACTCGTTGATGTCTAGAGAAGATGACGCAAAATTATTTCACAGTGATGAAAGCATTTCAAATATTCATTATCAGTAATTGTATGATTGAATAACAGCACTGTCATGTATCGGATCTGAGTTTCTGAGGATGAGATCGGGTTATCATTGCAAAGAGAGCGactaataaattttaaaacttgtaCATGCGCTCAAatgcttttgaaaatgaaagtattaaatataattttagaTTCGAAAACGTCGAAGCACGCCAAGGTAGTTACTTCAATTGGTGGAGATAGCTGACGTAACGAATACGTCATAATTCAATATAACCACAATTTTTTAtccaccatcttggattttcGGTTTATTTGAAAATTATCCAGAATGATTTCAAAAGCAGTGGTATGATGTTAACTCGCTGAGTGGCTGGTTGTCTTGGAAACGTAAAACATCATGAAGAAACACGTCACGCAATTCTTTTAGTTTATATGAGAAATTGGCAAGATGAATGTTTATGAAAACTTTTAGTTCATTTTGAAAACCGGGTCATTCGGCTCAGTGCTATGGCAGCAAGATGATCGTTGGAGCCTTAACTTTAATACCCTCAAAACTCAGAATCTGATACTAACTGAGTTCAGTATGCGAAGCGTCCATTGTGAAAGTAAAGGCAACTGGCCACTAAATGTCCATAAGACCGCTCCTAAGTGTTTGATTTTAGAGGGTAATTGCTCGCATGATTGGGCTTTTCGTTTAAGATGTTGACATGGATTAGCTGGTAGTAATACTGTCTATAGTGAAACTCACGTTTACTGCATATACTCACCATCGCAAAGTAAACCAGTTCCATTGTATCCAGAGTAACAAGTACAGTTATGAGACCCAATTGTATTGTTACAATAAGCATTGGCATCGCAAGAATGGGTGTTAGTTGCGCACTCGTCTAAGTCTGAAAGgaaacaaagttgttgtttctgCATCGAATCAAGTGAAATACTGTATATTCGAGATTGTCAAGATAACATGAGACGATGAGTAAGGTAAACTTTAAACGGAAGCGATCGCATTGAAGATTCTCAGTCAATAAAGGTTAACACTTTGGCCACAGTTGTGCAATCCAATCATTGGGAATTTGAAGAATGTTGCAGTTTTATAGCACTGAAAAAAGGTGTTGATTGACTTGCCAAAATTTAAACGACATAACCTCACATACTGTATCCGTGCTTGAGTACTTTGAAGCAATGAGAAACTAGCAAGACTTAAAGACATCGTAAGGAACTGTACATGTTATAGAAAAGTAAACAACAAAGCTAAGAGAAAATGGATGGCTTAAAATCAGTGCCTCGAAAAAAACCTTTCGTTACCGCCTTATTCCACAGAATcgttatcattttcatttaccAGTGCACCATGTCCCATTTCCGGTATAACCTGGATTACAAGTGCAGTTGTGAGAACCCATGGTATTGTTGCAGTAAGCGTAAGGATCACAGTTATCATAGCCGGTTGAACACTCGTTGATAtcttaaaaagaagaaaaaaccggCAGTAATCGTTAAAAATTGACGAATTGTTTTGTTAATTGAGGCTAACTATGGGCATGAGTCAGTGGAACGGCGATGTAGTTTGAAAACGTAAGTAATGAGCTTCTTGCCTCAAGTAAGAGAATTCAAGAGAGCCTTGGAATCTAGATTCAACGACGTGGAAACCGGATTCTAGGTACTGGATTCGATTCCCAATTCTAACCGTTAGCGGGAGGCCACACGCAAATACCTTCGCCCAGAGAAGAATACAACAACATGCAAATAAAGGAATTTATAACACggttttgtttgaaaatcaatttttaaacTATTGCGGCGCCCAGAAATGGTAGCAATGAAAAGCCTAGAACATTCGGCGAAAAACGAGGCTATGCCGTCAACATTTAAACATAATGCCAGCTAGACACCATTGAACAAAGGCAGCCCTTTTCGTGAAGAAACTCACCAGTGCAATTTTGTCCATCTCCAGAAAATCCAGAGTAACAAGTGCAGTTATGAGATCCGATGGTATTATTACAATAAGCATTGATATCGCACGAATCGGTATTATCTGCACATTCGTTAACATCTAATGAAAGAAACAAATGTAAAATATCTTAAATCGATTACATTGGGCCAGATGTAGAGGTccatttaatatttatttgattatttaCTTATATATCaatttatttatctatctagtatctttatttattcatctaTTATTTAGTTCGTTATTTATTCAAACCACAAAATAACTGAACCCGTTCATTTTATAGCACATAACACATTAGATGAAGTCTAAATGTGAAGAAAGCAAACTCGAGCTCACAGCGGACTTAACCCTTTTTGTTTTAACGAGCCTTCTAAAACTGTACAAGTACTATACCAGAAAAAACACGTGTCAGATCTCTTGAACGAGTGAATATAAAATCAATCTTGTCCCCAGGGTCCCCAGGGCGTTTCCCGGTAAAAGTCTGGGGACCAGGTTGGTGGGAAACTCAGAGTAACCCTCCCCTAGCTCAGTATGGTAACCTCGGGTCTGAGACAGTCTCCAAGAACTTTACAAAGGTAGGCCTTGCCGGCCCACTCTCTTATAACTATAAAAGAACAGAAGTTGATACTCACCAACACACGTTGTCCCATTTCCAGAGTATCCAGATACACAAGTGCAGTTAAATGACCCCACGGTATTGTTACAAAAAGCGTTAACATCACAATTATCAGTCTGGGCTATACACTCGTCAACatctaaaatgaaataaataataaaacacgGGCTGAATGATAAACTGTCTTCTGTACGGCTCTTTTTTTagtatttcatattttaaaacaaacttaaGGTAAAAGGAAAGTGGATAAAGCAGAGAAAAAGCTGATCAGAACTGTTCAAGCTGTACTatacagacagacagacagaggGAAGAACAAGTACGTAAACTAAAAGAGGGACAGGAGGTGGAACTTAAATAAAATCGTTAATATCTAAAGAAGAGAAACAGTTAAGGCAACAATATCTTTGAATTAGACAGAAACAGAAAATCAAAGATAACCTTTCACGTACTAGTTCGATTTAATTCCATCCGTGTGTGTAAACATTTTATGTAATTTGACAAATAAGTCATGTAACAGTAGGCGATAAAGAAGTGAGTCAGCTGTAAAATTCAATTGACAGTAAACATGGTCCTCGCTCACCTGAACACGTTTGCCCATCTCCAGTATAACCAGAGTTGCAGGTACAGTTGTGTGATCCTATGGTATTATCACAATAGGCATTTGCATCACAAGAGTGGCTGCCGGTTGTACACTCGTCAATATCTAGAAAAGAGAGACGGAGACACCATTACTTGATGAAGAGCAGGAGTGAGAAATCGAATCGAAACCTCGGAATCTTTATAACAAAGTGCTACCGTTTGACTatagtgaaacaaaatataaacaaataagTTAAACTAAAAACGAGGAATGAAATCTTTAATCATTTTCTTAATTACCAGAGCAGTTTCTTCCATTTCCAGTGTATCCAGCGTGACAAGTACAGTTGTGCGATCCAAGAGTGTTGTTGCAATAGGCATTGACATGGCACGAATGGGTCATGGTCGCACACTCGTCAATATCTAAACAATATTTATAAGCAATTAAATGTGAATGCAGAGTGATAAAGTAATACGCCTTTAGTAGGCCATTAGGCCATACTGGCGTCATTTTAAAACTAATACGACCAGAATcttccatggttttggtttctTGTACatattagggcttttgttatttaaaacttCCTGGGATATACAAAATTtatataagaaagaaaaagaacaacaagagGGCGGGAATCGGAGTGCAAATTGATGATTACAAGACagttcttttatttaaaaaatctagAAATAATACGCCTTTAGTAGGCCATTAGGCCATACTGGCGTCATTTTAAAACTAATACGACCAGAATcttccatggttttggtttctTGTATatattagggcttttgttatttaaaacttCCTGGGATATACAAAATTtatataagaaagaaaaaagaaaaggattccagtcgtagtagtaaaatgatgaCATCGCGCAAATGGCATCGCGTCGCAGTTGCTGCTAATTGATATGAATTAAGAAAGCATCCTAACAACAAGAGGGCGGGAATCGGAGTGCAAATTGATGATGACAAGAAagttcttttatttaaaaaatcttcGCTGACTTCCTATGAGGAATACACACCTGACCCTCATCAAGACAGATATGTCTAGATAGATATGTATGTTTATCTGTGTTTTTCCTTTTGGCTTTGCAATTGCTCCCGCAAAGTTTTATGTCCTTGTGACGTTTGTTTAGGCAGGACAAAATTAAGCTCTAATCACTAGTGACGAAAGTGATAAATGAGCTTTTAATAAGTGTTTTACAACTTTATAAGAATTTCCCCTCTTGTAGTTTTAGTTGTCGTTGcttatttttcgttttgttaactgcttcttgtttttttttaatgtgctGGCAAAAAGCCAGAGCATTGTATCGgttgaatttaattttgtctATTTATAGTTGATTTGTAATAGAATATCAGATCTACCAAtagaaaatatcatttttaccGCTGCATGATGTTCCATTTCCAGAGTATCCCTCGGTGCAGGTGCAGTTAAACGATCCCACAGTGTTGTTACAGAAAGCATTGGAATCACAATTATGATACCCCGTTGTACACTCGTTGACGTCTGAAACGGAGGTAAAAAGATATGCATTACATATTAGCATGCATTTTAACTGAATGATTGCTGCGTATTTAGCCTTCCATTTCAATAGCTGAACTAAGCATCCGATTTAAGTGGCCAGAATCAAAGGTTTGTGGATAAAGCTGACCGTCAAACAGTTTGTCGAAACTTCATGATCAGTATTTGACACCAACTTTCCTATTCAGTTATCGAATCAATCAGATTTGTTATTTCGcccacaattaaaaaaaatgccgTTCGATTTAGAGCgtgaaaataaagacaattcgcgcgtgtttcattttttatgaatttGACACGATGGTCAGACCTATGTGACTCGTGATGTTCAATTTGGTGAAAGTTGGGACCGCGGgctataaaaattttcaaggcTTCACACAACCAAGACTCATGCTCACACTTTCCGTGCTCAGTAACGTATTGCTGAAAATTGGGCATATGTATATTCTATTTCATTTGGCCAATGCAAAAATATTACGATGAGCACGTTTGTTTTCATTAACCTTCACATGTTGTTCCATTTCCGGTGTATCCCGGATTACAAGTGCAGTTGTGGGACCCAACGGTATTGTTACAGTAAGCGTTGACGTCACAGTTATCGGTGTTGGTTGCACACTCGTTAATGtctacaaagaaaaagaaaggagcGAAATTAATGACTAAATCACTGTAGAACTTGAGTTAAGGCCAGTTTTTTTGGCATCCTCTACTTTATAAGCCTCACCAAACGGTTTTAAGGCTGTTTTTACTACtgtttaattattattcttcCACAAGTTTCTTGGAGGAGTGATAAAGGTAAGGCTCCAAAGTTAGCTCTAAAGTTTGAACAAGACAAATTCGAATTTTTTAACGTCTTCTCTCAGTTCTCTTACATCTTTCTCGCCCGTTTAACCACCTAGCCTGGTCACAGAttaatttaaactgtcttttAACCTGCCTATCAAGGTATGGCTTTACTGAAGAGATTTGGCGCCGCAAGAATCAACTTTCCTTGCAGATAAAAGAACTCTCTAAGAGATCATAAACCACTCAGCACACCAAAACTATTACCGACAAAATAAATAAGCTAACGctcaaaatataaattaaaagacATTTACCAGTACACGATGTTTCATTTCCAGAGAAACCAGGACTGCAAGTGCAATAATAAGATCCAGCGGTATTATTACAAACAGCATTGGCATGGTTACACGTATGGGCGTTAGTTGCACATTCATCGACATCTAGAAAAATAAGTTCAAAGAATAAAAACGTGCTTTATTTCGCATGAATTTTTATAACATTCTTAGGACTACTGGCTTATTAAACTGGCTAAACTATGGAGCGGGGGATACGCATATAAAACAGTCAGACTCTCATTTAGCCTTccatgcagacgttcttaggggtacGTCACACGTtaaaaacgtctgcgtgggaggctaactcTCATTAAACCTCTTAATCATCATCATAGTTTTTAATTCTAATTGGAGACTAGCAGCCATAGTTCCACTTCTGCCTTGTTTTGAGAGGGTTCGCTTCGTGATTTATCCACGTTTGAAGTCTGTTTCTAGCCAGAGGAGATTGTAACTTAACTATGTTCTAGAAGATGAGGCTGTAATATTTACCAGTGCAGTTTTGTCCATCGCCATTGTATCCAGAATAACAAGTACAGTCATGAGATCCAACGGTATTATTACAGAATGCATTGGCATGACATGAATGAGCGTTAGTTGCGCATTCGTCAACATctgaataaagaaaatattcaaaTATACATTAAAGGGTTTATCGAATAACGCTTTTATTTCCTGGAGAAAAAGCAAAACCACAGGGACAGAAATAAACACAGTTGGTAAAGATAGAATTCGTCCAAAATTTCTGTCTGTATACAGACCACGATAGTTCTACcccaaaatcatttttttcatcACTATTTATCCCACGCAAATCACTCACTAAGGATAAATTCTTGTTTTAAAGATCGATGTTCTATTGCTCTGCATATTCTGCTAAGGATAAACATACGCACTGAGCCAAACGTAACGAagaaaacaaagagtattaGTTCATGATAAGCTCAAGTAGCTTCGTATCTTGCATTCCCCTCAATCACAGTGTTATCAAAAGTCAAACTAACGTGTGAAAAATCCTCACCTATTATGCTCTTAGCCTGGTTTCTAATACTTCTTCACAGGCGCGCGCACACTTTTTTTATGGGTATTGGAAGGTCATTTAAGGGACTAGCAAGAGCCGAGACGTAATATAAGTGGGAAACTTTTGATCTGTCATGTGCTTACGCAATGAAAATTCTTGTCTACGGGGAAGCGCGAGAaaatttttcgttctttttcaGCTTAATATTTACCAAAGCACACTGTTTCATTTCCAGAATATCCAGAACTGCAGCCGCAGTAATAAGAGCCAGCGGTGTTGTTACAAACGGCGTTGGAATGGGTACAGGTATGAAGATTTGATGTACACTCGTCTACATCTaaaaggagaaggaaaaaaaattgcccaCATGTGCTTTAGATGACTTATAAAAACGTGCACTCCACAAATTAAAGTATAGATACTGGCAATGTTTTTTCCAGATATAAAAACGTATACTCCACAAATTAAAGTATACGTACTGACGGTGTTTTTTTCCAGATATAAAAACGTATACTCAATAAATTAAAGTATACGTATTGATAGTGTCAACACTTAAATGgaagtaaaaacaacaacaaaaaggatacaaaaacaatcaaacaaagaGGCGAAACAAAAAGAGGAGAGTGTGTGATAAAAAACATTGATAAGAACATGGTATTAAAAACTGCTTATAGTCAGTCAAATGAAATTAAAAGCCGCACAAGACTAACTTTACTTCCTTTGGTTATACCAGTATATATGTACTGGTTTATTTTATCGGCAAAAGATTTATATTGCTTGAATAGATGTTTTCTCTATTCGTGCAGTGAAAATGAATTAGCATTAGCCTAACCATTCTCCTACTGTTTGCAGTTATTGCAAGAGATTATATACCGTAGAAGCTAAACGCAGTGCCATTTCATTCTAAACATCGGTGGCAGAGGACACACTATTAATGCAATGAAGATTTGTTTATACAGAAAAAACCAACGTTTTGTCAAAGCataatggccgttttcacagcAGAGAAAGATAAAACGTCAAAGCGGATTTAATCAGTCTGGTATATTTTCCATCTTAATGTGAGTTCCAAATTGGCCTTGCCACGTCATATTCACATAAGACAGATGTGTCAGGTCTCGAAGCTCTGGCGCGGTTCCCAAACCATTGAAATGGCGGCAAACGCTTACTTGATGTTAAGAAAAGGAAACTTGGAAGTTCTTGTTTACTACTTTATTGAAAAGCTTTAAAATTTAGCACTATGGAAACGCTTCAGAGCCGACCCTTGAGGGGTCGTGCATCCAGTAGTATGTAGCTGGGGTTAACCCTCAGAAATCGAAAATGAATGGAAAATGAGAGAAACCTTTTTAGTGGGATGATGATTAGGGTTTTGCTTTTCTGTGTGTGATTTTTCCACTTTCGACCCCTTATTCCTCTTTCATGTTCCGATTCCTGGCACTTTGGGTGTCATGTAACACACCCTTTCTCGTTCTAGGCAAGTCAGGTAACAACTGGGATCAGTTCATCCGTCTGATGTGAATTCAAGACGAATTATCCGTTTAAAAAGACGGATAAACAGACGGATGAAATCAGACGAATTATCCGTCCAAATTGAACATCGTCCCGTTTTCACTTCTAGATGGATAATCCGTAGACCTGTAGTGTTAAAACGGCTAATGTCATTTTATATATCGATACCAAATGTCTTTGTTGTCTCGCCACATAGTTGTTCATTCGACTCGTTGCCACCTAATCCGCTTTTAAGAGCCAATAAAGGCAATACTAACCATTGCAATATGTTCCCGTTCCGTTGTATCCAGGATTACAGGTGCAATTGAATGATCCGATGGTATTATTACAAAAAGCATTGGCATCACATGAATGGGTATTGGTCGCACACTCGTCAACATCTATAGGGAGAAATATGGGTAAATGATAATGACAGATTGACAAATCAAGAATAGCGGGCAAACAGAGATATTATAAGTCCTTTCCGCATTTAATCCATAGATGCAAAAGAGGAAGGGGGTATGGATTCCAACTAGTGATGGTCATTTgtccttgttttgtttgtttgtttgtctttttgtttcatCTTAATACTGAAACAGTTTTGTATAACACGGCAAGGACCATGATGGGTTTTGATGTATGGATGTGGTGAATAGCACTTAGTCCGCTTGCTTTTCTGTATAATCAGTATGCTCGCTAAGCCAGCCAAAGTCTACGCTCCCTGCAGCATCTTTCTCTAAACTGGTCAATTCAGCTCCAGCATTCAATGCTGGTTTTTAATCCATCCTATAGTCGCCTTGTAATTAGTCaaaattaagtttcaaaatTGTCTTTTCATTTTGGTGCCTAAGCTTATGTACGTTTTTCTGAGTGATTTTGCTGCTATAGTTCTTGCATTCCTCATTGGGCATGGAGGAGCTTAACCCAGCACATATGTGGCATGGGCTTCAAGTTTTTGGCGGGATTTGTTACTCGCAAAGCATAGGACCTAGTGTTTTTGTTTAGGCTGCAAAACTGTAGGACGAGGAAACATAAGGCGAATATCTTACCGATGCAGTTCTGTCCATTTCCGGTATATCCAGACATGCATGCGCAGTAATGTGATCCAATGGTATTTTGACATGTTGCATTGGCGTAACATGAATGTGTGTTGCTGGTACATTCGTTTAtatctgaaaaaaagaaagcaaaagtaTTTAAGAGTGAATGAAACCGTAAACTCTATGCGTTCACGGTTTGAGCCGGGGAATAACCTGCAGAAGCGGGTGCATGTATGAGGACCGCATTGTTGAGTATCGCGTTGATCCCATCTCTGGGCAAGATCTCCTGACTTTTGTAGACACTGATAAACCGTCGAAAAAACGCTGAAAAGATGTACAGCATAGACGTTTTTGAGAAAAACAAGGCACTAATTTCAATTAATACATATCTAATTGTCTTTCCATTTTGGTTATATTGGTACACTTTTTGGAATCCTCGTgaattctttttcatttttttttttcttgttcattcGAGAAAGATCTGAACTTCATGGAGAGCGCAATAAAATCTACAAACCAAAATAACAGTAAGTGTACATAAGTTCTTGTTGTTCCGGCATATTTTTGACTGGTGAAATACTATAATGTATTCCAAATACATTCGCAAATGCATTTTGGTGAACTCGGCTTCTCCGTCGAAACTCTGGCAAAAAGATCGAGCACTGATCTAGGGGTGACTTTCGTAATGCATGGGATTTTATGTCAATTCTGAGGTGAAGTCATTTCTTGATGCCTTAACCCATACAAAAAGTGTTCCTTTAGAGTTataaaaaaagatatcaaaccagcttcatcagggagcactataACCGAAAAATTTTTGAGCGTGaagacttgaaaaagttggcccaatttTTTTAGGTTTCAGTCCATGTTTATCCTTGCCATCATTAGCAATAGACGTTAGGAAACAGATTCGGTGCCTAAACTCTTCAAACAAACCTGGACCAAATGATGCGAAGAcggattttagctttccaaaactaGCAAATTGCATAACATAGCCCTTAAAAATCACAGCCCAGAAATGTCATTACCACTGCAAGTTTGACCATCTCCTGAAAATCCAGGAGAGCAGTTGCACGTAAAAGATCCCAAGTTATTTGTACATGACGCATTTAAATCACACCGATGAATGTTGGATGTACACTCGTCGATATCTTGAATAAAGAAAAGGAGAGGCAAATGAGGAGAGTATTTAAACTAACAGAGTAATACTActgctttaaactttttttcgtGCGTGGAGTGGAACTGGgatccggattccaatcgttggTGGGATTGagggattccttgagctgtattccggattccaaacgCCACGATCATCacaaccggggggggggggggtagggggtacttccttataagaggctaatgggcatgtgccgctggatggggtcgcattttcacgactggattgactctCATGGAGtggcattttcaatagagttactagaatggggtcgcacattttctgattcttgggataagacagttcttcatatttacggttagcaaacgtaccagaatgtttgtattgTAAGTGacaaagtaaagtgttcttcattcaatataaGGCCTGTAGATCCACAAATAGACAGTGACTAaattgggatcgcgaaaattacacatttgcccaaaagtgactaagagggggtctataattggccacagaatggACTATAATGGGGTATGGGCTCCGAGAGGCCAGTGGCACAAACCCCCGGGTCATGACGATTTCAGATTCCAAAAGagaaatttcccggattccggattcgacAAGAAAACATGTACCGGAATGCGGATCCCTTTACATCGGGGCAAAGCAATGCATGGAAGTTCATGAGTCATGCTGTTACTTACCACTACACCAAGTCCCATTTCCGTAGAATCCATCCTTACAGACGCATAAATAAAACGCTTCGGTGTTGTAACATGACGCATTGACATGACATGTGTGGTCGTTATTAGCACATTCGTCAATGCCTAGCATGGAAAGAAAAACGAATATTTGAGAGAGTGAAAAGGCGGTTCTTACTTGGTGTTACTAAAGCAAGAATTCATGCTAGTAGTTGCAAATGTCTATACTGAATATAACCATAAAACCACGAAACCGTGTAACGACTGTAACTACGAAAGCATGATGAATCCACATCTACTAATTAGCACTAATTATCATAAACTCGTGCTCCGTAACACCAAGTTGTAACCGAAAAGGCTAAATTCCTTTAAAGTGCCTgtcaatttttccttttgtcaATTGAAAGAACACTTTTAATACCTCAACTTACAGTGGTGCACTGGTTTTGTTTGAACCCAGACTGGACACCTTATTCCGGCACTGCACTATATAtttggtttttttctttatatgcAGATATTTTCCCTCTAGAGCCACAACCCTATGCGATACCTTCATGAT encodes the following:
- the LOC140945358 gene encoding uncharacterized protein gives rise to the protein MKASPETILSGLNCANNLPKPCIDECANNDHTCHVNASCYNTEAFYLCVCKDGFYGNGTWCSDIDECTSNIHRCDLNASCTNNLGSFTCNCSPGFSGDGQTCSDINECTSNTHSCYANATCQNTIGSHYCACMSGYTGNGQNCIDVDECATNTHSCDANAFCNNTIGSFNCTCNPGYNGTGTYCNDVDECTSNLHTCTHSNAVCNNTAGSYYCGCSSGYSGNETVCFDVDECATNAHSCHANAFCNNTVGSHDCTCYSGYNGDGQNCTDVDECATNAHTCNHANAVCNNTAGSYYCTCSPGFSGNETSCTDINECATNTDNCDVNAYCNNTVGSHNCTCNPGYTGNGTTCEDVNECTTGYHNCDSNAFCNNTVGSFNCTCTEGYSGNGTSCSDIDECATMTHSCHVNAYCNNTLGSHNCTCHAGYTGNGRNCSDIDECTTGSHSCDANAYCDNTIGSHNCTCNSGYTGDGQTCSDVDECIAQTDNCDVNAFCNNTVGSFNCTCVSGYSGNGTTCVDVNECADNTDSCDINAYCNNTIGSHNCTCYSGFSGDGQNCTDINECSTGYDNCDPYAYCNNTMGSHNCTCNPGYTGNGTWCTDLDECATNTHSCDANAYCNNTIGSHNCTCYSGYNGTGLLCDDINECTTNAHDCDPDAFCTDTDGSFNCTCNSGYTGNGTSCTDLDECDTGADSCDTNAYCNNTIGSHNCTCYSGYTGNGTTCTDINECSDSSDNCDVNAYCNNTVGSYNCTCNHGYTGNGTTCTDEDECALGTDSCDVNAYCNNTVGSYNCTCYPEYTGNGTSCTDFDECANNTDNCDVNAYCNNTVGSFNCTCNSGYTGNGTTCADIDECANNTDNCDVNAYCNNTLGSYNCTCYPEYTGNGTSCTDFDECAANFDNCDPNAYCNNTVGSFNCTCNSGYTGNGTTCTDVDECTDISHSCDGNAYCNNTVGSYNCTCNSGYSGNGFNCTGKKYKRLQ